The genomic window TGGCGATCGGGCCGGACCGCCTCTGGTCGTTCAGCACCAAGGGGCAGGTCGCCCACACCGAGGCCGCCTTCGCGCCCGGCGACGGCCTGGTCTTCGGCCCCGAGAGCCGGGGCCTCCCCCCGTCCTGGCTCGGCGAGAGGCCCGGGCGCACCCTGCGCATCCCGATGCGGCCCGAGGCCCGCAGCCTGAACCTGGCCAACGCCGCGTCGATCGCCGTCTACGAGTGCATCCGGCAGATCGGCTTCGAATGAGCCGGCCCGGCCGGGGGGCTCACGCGGCGGCGGGGGCCGCCTCGCCGTCGTCCTCGTGCGGCGGCAGGCCGGGGTCGAACCACGAATACATGGCCGGCAGCACGATGAGCTTCAGCAGGGTGCTCGTGATGAGGCCGCCGATCACGACCGTCGCCAGGGGCCGCTGGACCTCGGACCCCGCGCCCGAGGAGAGGGCCATCGGCACGAAGCCGAGGCTGGCGACCAGGCCCGTCATGAGGATGGGCCGGAGCCTCGACATGGAGGCGTCGCGGACGGCCCGGGGCACCGGCTCCCCCTCCTCGACGAGCTGCCGGATCGCCGTGATCAGCACGAGGCCGTCGAGCACGGCCACGCCCGAGAGCGCGATGAACCCCACACCCGCCGAGATGCTGAAATTCAGCCCCCTCAGCCAGAGCGACAGGATGCCGCCGATCGCCCCGAGCGGGACGGAGAGGAAGATCAGCGTCGCGAGCTTGAACGAATGGAAGGTCGAGTAGAGCAGCAGGAAGATGAGCACCAGGGCCAGGGGGACGACGATCGTGAGCCGGTGGGTGGCGGACTGGAGGTTCTCGAACGTCCCGCCCCATTCCAGGGTGTAGCCGCGGGGCAGCTCCACCTCACCCAGGACCCGCTTCTGGACTTCGGCGACGAAGCCGGCGAGGTCGCGGCCGCGGACGTTGGACTGGACCATGATCCGGCGCTGACGGTCCTTCCGCCAGATCTCGTAGGTGTCGTCCTCCATCCGGACGTCGGCCAGGTCCTCGAGCGGGATCATCC from Aquisphaera giovannonii includes these protein-coding regions:
- a CDS encoding tRNA (cytidine(34)-2'-O)-methyltransferase; protein product: MVADVRLHVVLHEPEIAANTGAIGRTCVAVGARLWLVRPLGFHLDERSLRRAGLDYWEHLDYRVVDRLQDAALAIGPDRLWSFSTKGQVAHTEAAFAPGDGLVFGPESRGLPPSWLGERPGRTLRIPMRPEARSLNLANAASIAVYECIRQIGFE